The genomic stretch CGGAACATGCCGGTCTTCGCCCCGGTCTCCACTGCCATATTGCAGAGGGTGAGGCGGTCGGCGATCGAGAGGGAGGCGGCACCCTCTCCGGCAAACTCCAGGGCGCGGTAGGTGGCGCCGTCCATGCCCAGGGCGCCCACGACGGCGAGGGCGACATCCTTCGCCTCGGCACCGCCCGAGAGTTCACCCTCGAAGAGCACTCCCGTGGTCTCGGGCACCAGGAACCAGGTCTCCCCGGTGGCCCAGATGCCCGCCATATCGGTCGCACCGACCCCGGTCGCAAACGCTCCGAACGCTCCGAGCGTGCAGGTGTGAGAGTCGGCGCCCACGATCACCTCGCCGGGCAGGGCGCGCCCCTCGGCCATCACCTGGTGGCAGACGCCCGAACCCACGTCATGGAACTGCATGCCGGTCCGGCGTGCAAACGCCCGGAGCTCATGCTGCAGGTCGGCGGTGACCGAGGTGTTCGCCGGCACGATATGATCGAATATAAGGTACTTCCGATCCGGGTCGGTGAACCTGCCGGTGCCGATCTCCTCCCATGCCGCACGGGCCAGCACTCCGGTGCCGTCGTGCACATAGGCGCGGTCGACAGGGCGGTCCACATAGGATCCGGCAGGAGCACCCAGGATCTCCTCGGAGAGGGTGTTCACGCCCCCCCTCCCGTCCGGTCGGCACAGATGGCCTTGCAGAGAATCTCCTGGAGCACCTCCGGGGTGACGGCGCATTTCGCCTCGCTCCGGGCCTTCACCTGGTGGAGCACCCAGGTGATCTCATCCTCCTCCAGGTCATAGCCGAGACTTGAGGCCA from Methanofollis fontis encodes the following:
- a CDS encoding 3-isopropylmalate dehydratase/homoaconitate hydratase family large subunit is translated as MNTLSEEILGAPAGSYVDRPVDRAYVHDGTGVLARAAWEEIGTGRFTDPDRKYLIFDHIVPANTSVTADLQHELRAFARRTGMQFHDVGSGVCHQVMAEGRALPGEVIVGADSHTCTLGAFGAFATGVGATDMAGIWATGETWFLVPETTGVLFEGELSGGAEAKDVALAVVGALGMDGATYRALEFAGEGAASLSIADRLTLCNMAVETGAKTGMFRSDAVTRAYLASFGLDTPLQPGGTQRYSAEISIDLSAQEPLLALPPRVDTVCPVAEKEGLSVDQVFLGTCTGGRYQDLERFAAIVRGKTVAVRTVVVPASRAVLLRAAATGVLSDLVEAGCAVATPGCGPCLGAHMGVIGEGEVCLSTANRNFRNRMGVGGEIYLASPSTAAATALAGAICSPEGCQ